In Nitrospira sp., a genomic segment contains:
- the leuB gene encoding 3-isopropylmalate dehydrogenase, translated as MKAKIAVLAGDGVGREIVPEAVKVLKVIAEKYGHSFEFVAADIGGQAIDKVGVPLPKDTLALAKQSNAVLLGAVGGPRWESLEYSLRPERALLGIREALGLYANLRPAKLYANLVDASTLKREVVEGIDILVIRELTGGIYFGKPKGIEKLPNGEERGVNTEVYTTEEVRRIAKVAFEAARKRRKKVTSVDKANVLESSELWRKVVIDVHASYPDVELGHIYVDNAAMQLVRNPRQFDVLLCNNMFGDILSDEAAMLTGSIGMLPSASIGAKVGLFEPIHGSAPDIAGKNIANPIATIASVAMMLSYAFHLEKEAEAIEQAILKTLDLGYRTKDIQSPGAKIVGTVEMGEAIVRNLN; from the coding sequence GTGAAGGCCAAGATTGCAGTGCTGGCCGGTGACGGAGTCGGGCGCGAGATCGTTCCCGAAGCCGTGAAAGTCTTGAAGGTCATTGCCGAGAAGTACGGGCACTCATTCGAGTTTGTCGCAGCCGATATCGGCGGGCAGGCGATCGATAAAGTGGGTGTGCCGCTGCCGAAGGACACATTGGCGCTTGCCAAGCAAAGCAATGCCGTCTTGCTCGGCGCCGTCGGCGGGCCTCGATGGGAGAGCTTGGAGTACAGCCTGCGGCCGGAGCGCGCGCTGCTCGGAATCCGCGAAGCCTTAGGACTCTATGCCAACTTGAGGCCTGCCAAGCTCTATGCGAATCTGGTTGATGCGTCCACATTGAAGCGCGAGGTTGTCGAGGGGATCGACATCCTCGTGATCCGCGAACTCACGGGTGGTATCTATTTCGGCAAACCGAAGGGGATCGAAAAGTTGCCGAACGGCGAAGAGCGAGGGGTCAATACGGAAGTCTATACGACGGAGGAAGTCAGGCGGATCGCCAAGGTTGCATTCGAGGCGGCTCGGAAACGGCGGAAGAAGGTTACCTCGGTCGACAAGGCGAATGTGTTGGAATCGTCCGAGCTTTGGCGCAAGGTGGTTATCGATGTGCATGCCTCCTATCCGGACGTCGAACTGGGACATATCTACGTGGATAACGCTGCAATGCAGCTGGTGCGGAATCCGCGACAATTCGATGTCTTGCTCTGCAACAACATGTTCGGAGACATTCTGAGCGATGAAGCGGCGATGCTGACCGGTTCGATCGGGATGTTGCCGTCGGCAAGTATCGGGGCCAAGGTCGGCCTCTTTGAGCCGATTCATGGGAGCGCTCCCGACATTGCGGGGAAAAATATCGCCAATCCCATTGCGACGATTGCTTCGGTGGCGATGATGCTCTCGTATGCCTTTCATCTCGAGAAGGAAGCGGAAGCTATCGAACAGGCCATCCTGAAAACGCTCGACCTTGGATATCGGACCAAAGATATTCAGAGTCCAGGAGCGAAGATCGTCGGCACTGTGGAAATGGGTGAGGCGATTGTCCGAAACTTGAATTAG
- a CDS encoding cupin domain-containing protein — MSLFKVTPADRPEFLAGDDTRLREIFHPAKHQLKLNYSLAHGTLPSGQRSKRHVLASSEVYYFISGRGRFTIDNQVTLVEAGTTIYVPPGGQQFVENTGESDVEFLCLVDPAWRMEDETILE, encoded by the coding sequence TTGTCCTTGTTTAAGGTGACGCCGGCGGATCGCCCCGAGTTTCTGGCGGGAGATGATACTCGCTTGCGGGAGATTTTTCATCCTGCCAAGCATCAGCTCAAATTGAACTATAGTCTTGCCCACGGGACATTACCGTCCGGTCAACGATCGAAGCGCCACGTCTTGGCCTCATCGGAAGTCTATTACTTCATTTCAGGGCGGGGCCGCTTCACGATCGACAACCAGGTCACGCTGGTCGAAGCCGGCACGACCATCTACGTGCCGCCGGGAGGACAACAGTTCGTCGAAAATACCGGGGAGAGCGATGTCGAGTTCTTGTGTCTCGTTGATCCGGCCTGGCGGATGGAAGACGAAACCATACTGGAATAG
- a CDS encoding 2-isopropylmalate synthase, with protein sequence MTRMIRIFDTTLRDGEQSPGASMNVEEKVMVAKQLARLGVDIIEAGFAYSSPGDFEAVRRIAQEVEGPTICSLARARPEDIDRAWEALKGAPKVRIHTFLSTSDIHLKHQFRMTREQAKQRAVEMVQRARTYVDDVEFSPMDASRSDPSFLYEVIEAVIAAGAGTVNIPDTVGYAVPQEFGALIRGICDKVPNAEQAVISVHCHNDLGVAVANSLAAIMNGAGQVECTLNGIGERAGNTSLEEIVMGLRTRTDFYRADTRIRTEEIAKASRLVSKITGMVVQPNKAIVGANAFAHTSGIHQDGLLKEKTTYEIMRPESIGLVESQMVMGKLSGRHAFRQRLEELGYKLGEAEVNHAFERFKKLADQKKEIFEEDLEVIVSEELSKMAERIVLKALQVSSGTDRVPTATVELEIDGIPTAQTGTGDGPVDAVYRTIAAMTQTKSKLLMYVVKAITGGTDAQGEVSVRVQEDGRTVTGHGADTDIITASARAYISALNKLAYLATKQAQGEQKVNLI encoded by the coding sequence ATGACACGCATGATCAGAATTTTCGACACAACCTTGAGAGATGGCGAGCAGTCGCCCGGCGCCAGTATGAATGTGGAAGAAAAGGTCATGGTGGCCAAACAACTGGCGCGGCTCGGCGTCGATATTATTGAAGCGGGATTTGCCTATAGTTCACCCGGAGATTTTGAAGCGGTGCGACGTATCGCTCAGGAAGTCGAAGGTCCGACGATCTGCAGTCTGGCGCGGGCTCGACCGGAAGATATCGATCGAGCATGGGAGGCTTTGAAAGGTGCGCCGAAGGTCCGTATCCATACGTTTCTTTCTACGTCCGATATTCACCTGAAGCACCAGTTTCGGATGACGCGGGAACAGGCTAAACAGCGTGCCGTGGAGATGGTCCAGCGGGCGCGGACTTATGTTGACGATGTCGAATTCTCTCCGATGGATGCGAGCCGATCGGATCCCTCGTTCCTCTACGAGGTCATTGAGGCGGTCATCGCTGCCGGAGCCGGCACTGTGAATATTCCTGATACGGTAGGCTACGCCGTTCCACAGGAATTCGGCGCACTGATCAGGGGGATTTGCGACAAGGTTCCCAATGCCGAACAAGCCGTGATTTCCGTCCACTGCCACAACGATCTCGGTGTCGCGGTGGCAAACAGTTTGGCGGCAATCATGAATGGAGCTGGCCAGGTGGAATGCACGCTCAACGGAATCGGAGAGCGCGCGGGCAATACGTCCCTGGAAGAGATCGTGATGGGACTCCGCACCAGAACGGATTTTTACCGAGCGGATACTCGTATCCGAACCGAGGAAATTGCGAAAGCCAGTCGTTTGGTCAGCAAGATCACAGGGATGGTGGTGCAACCCAATAAGGCGATCGTGGGGGCGAACGCCTTTGCCCATACGTCGGGCATTCATCAGGATGGCTTGCTCAAAGAGAAGACGACCTATGAAATTATGCGCCCGGAATCGATCGGATTGGTTGAAAGCCAGATGGTGATGGGCAAGTTATCAGGGCGTCATGCCTTCCGACAGCGTCTGGAAGAGTTGGGTTACAAGCTCGGTGAGGCAGAGGTCAACCACGCCTTCGAGCGGTTCAAGAAACTTGCAGACCAAAAGAAGGAGATTTTCGAGGAAGATCTCGAAGTCATTGTCTCCGAAGAGTTGTCGAAGATGGCCGAACGCATCGTCTTAAAGGCGCTACAAGTATCGAGCGGAACGGATCGGGTCCCTACAGCCACAGTCGAATTGGAAATCGACGGCATACCCACCGCTCAAACCGGGACCGGCGATGGGCCGGTGGATGCCGTGTACCGCACCATTGCCGCCATGACGCAGACGAAGAGCAAGTTGCTGATGTATGTCGTGAAAGCCATCACCGGTGGGACCGATGCACAAGGGGAAGTATCGGTGCGCGTGCAGGAGGATGGTCGGACGGTCACAGGCCACGGTGCCGATACTGATATCATCACGGCGTCTGCTCGGGCATACATCAGTGCCCTGAATAAGTTGGCTTATCTGGCGACGAAACAGGCGCAAGGCGAGCAGAAGGTGAACTTGATTTGA
- the pssA gene encoding CDP-diacylglycerol--serine O-phosphatidyltransferase, which produces MKTAGFKNSFGKDGKRRKAAMHLIPNLFTTGNLFCGVFAILSVFNGNYLEAAIAILVAMIFDVLDGKSARLTNSTSQFGLEYDSLSDVVSFGVAPGLLIYSWALSGQGTFGVAVMFAYVAMGAVRLARFNSTVTQSDGKYFTGLAIPAAAGVVASLVVFDHNLLKMGGDVRPIVVLLMTLALSFLMVSTIKYRSFKELKFKGHRQITYLVWGILTLMMVAAWPAVMLFVIFAGYASMGPVEKVFWLVAPAAGKKGLGKVESPPIESNS; this is translated from the coding sequence ATGAAAACGGCGGGATTCAAGAATTCCTTTGGGAAAGATGGGAAACGGCGGAAAGCCGCCATGCATCTGATTCCGAACCTGTTTACCACCGGCAATTTGTTTTGCGGTGTATTTGCGATACTGTCCGTGTTCAACGGCAACTACCTGGAAGCGGCCATTGCAATTCTTGTTGCGATGATTTTTGATGTCTTGGATGGGAAGTCGGCCAGACTGACCAACAGTACGAGCCAGTTCGGGCTGGAGTATGACTCGCTGTCTGATGTCGTGTCGTTCGGTGTCGCACCAGGTTTGTTAATTTACTCCTGGGCGTTGAGCGGACAGGGTACGTTCGGCGTGGCCGTGATGTTTGCCTATGTGGCCATGGGAGCCGTGCGGTTGGCACGATTCAACTCTACCGTCACGCAGTCGGACGGGAAGTACTTTACCGGTCTGGCTATTCCAGCCGCTGCCGGGGTGGTGGCGTCACTGGTGGTCTTTGATCATAACCTCCTCAAGATGGGAGGGGACGTCAGGCCGATCGTGGTATTGCTCATGACGTTGGCGCTCTCGTTTCTAATGGTCAGCACGATCAAGTATCGCAGCTTTAAGGAACTGAAATTCAAGGGCCACCGGCAGATCACTTACCTGGTATGGGGTATTCTTACGCTGATGATGGTGGCGGCTTGGCCGGCGGTTATGTTATTTGTCATCTTTGCTGGCTACGCATCGATGGGGCCGGTCGAAAAGGTCTTTTGGTTGGTTGCTCCGGCAGCCGGGAAAAAAGGCCTCGGAAAAGTGGAGTCGCCACCGATCGAATCCAACTCATAA
- a CDS encoding phosphatidylserine decarboxylase family protein gives MADRAVGVPFAKEGIPFIAVPAGVTLATALLGWPAVAFLGGIATLFSAWFFRNPARVIPQGPNLVVAPGDGKVIAVEEEFEPRYLKERSFRVTIFLNVFDVHINRTPCDGVIEDVQYQPGLFLVASKPEATLRNEQNAVMIKTHEGMKVLCVQVAGLIARRIVCWISPRDRAIRGERYGLIRFGSRMDTFLPMGTKLRVAVGERVKGGETILGELP, from the coding sequence GTGGCAGATCGTGCGGTCGGCGTCCCCTTCGCCAAGGAAGGAATTCCGTTCATCGCGGTTCCCGCCGGCGTGACACTCGCAACTGCATTGCTGGGCTGGCCGGCCGTCGCGTTTCTCGGTGGCATCGCAACGCTGTTCTCTGCCTGGTTCTTTCGCAATCCGGCCAGAGTCATACCGCAGGGCCCGAATCTTGTGGTCGCTCCCGGAGATGGGAAAGTGATCGCCGTCGAGGAAGAGTTCGAGCCGCGATACCTGAAAGAACGCAGCTTCCGGGTAACGATCTTTTTAAATGTCTTCGATGTGCACATCAATAGGACTCCCTGTGATGGAGTGATCGAAGATGTGCAATATCAACCAGGTCTGTTTTTGGTCGCCAGCAAGCCAGAGGCTACGTTGAGGAACGAACAGAACGCCGTGATGATCAAGACGCATGAAGGCATGAAGGTTCTTTGTGTGCAAGTGGCTGGATTGATCGCTCGGCGTATTGTGTGTTGGATCTCGCCACGGGATCGAGCCATCCGTGGTGAACGATATGGGTTGATCCGTTTCGGATCGCGCATGGATACCTTTCTGCCGATGGGCACTAAACTCCGAGTGGCCGTTGGTGAACGGGTGAAGGGTGGAGAAACCATCCTGGGAGAATTACCATGA
- the ilvC gene encoding ketol-acid reductoisomerase codes for MKIYYEKDADIQQIRNKTVAVIGYGSQGHAHALNLKESGVSVVIGLREGASWKKAEQSGLKVMPVGDAVKTSDVVMILAPDEAQAAIYRQEVAPNLKAGSYLAFGHGFNIHFGQIVPSASINVFMVAPKGPGHLVRSEYAKGSGVPCLLAIHQDPSGTTKQVGLAYASAIGGGRAGVIETNFREETETDLFGEQAVLCGGLTSLIQAGYETLVEAGYSPEMAYFECLHEVKLIVDLIYQGGIANMRYSISTTAKYGDVTRGPRVVTEQTKQEMKRILEEIQTGRFAKEWVLENQANRPVYNALLAKGESHPIEAVGAKLRGMMPWLKKDQLVDKTKN; via the coding sequence ATGAAAATTTACTACGAGAAGGATGCCGATATTCAACAGATCCGAAACAAGACCGTGGCCGTGATCGGCTATGGGAGTCAGGGCCATGCGCATGCGTTGAACCTCAAAGAAAGCGGTGTGTCGGTCGTCATCGGGTTGCGTGAGGGCGCCTCGTGGAAAAAGGCCGAGCAGAGCGGGCTAAAAGTAATGCCCGTCGGCGATGCCGTGAAGACTTCCGATGTCGTGATGATTCTGGCACCCGATGAAGCGCAGGCCGCCATCTATCGACAGGAAGTGGCCCCCAATCTTAAGGCGGGATCCTATTTGGCGTTCGGTCATGGTTTCAATATTCACTTTGGACAGATTGTGCCGTCGGCCTCCATCAATGTCTTCATGGTAGCCCCGAAAGGGCCGGGACATCTTGTTCGTTCCGAGTATGCGAAAGGCAGCGGGGTGCCTTGCCTCTTGGCGATCCATCAGGACCCCAGCGGCACCACAAAGCAGGTCGGATTGGCCTACGCGAGCGCGATCGGCGGTGGACGCGCGGGTGTCATCGAGACGAATTTTCGCGAGGAAACCGAGACCGATCTCTTCGGCGAACAAGCCGTGCTCTGCGGAGGGCTGACGTCGCTGATCCAGGCCGGGTACGAGACCCTGGTCGAAGCCGGGTACTCGCCGGAGATGGCCTACTTCGAATGCCTCCACGAAGTGAAGCTCATCGTCGACTTGATCTATCAGGGCGGGATCGCCAACATGCGCTACTCGATCAGCACAACGGCGAAATACGGTGATGTGACCAGAGGTCCGCGTGTGGTGACCGAACAGACGAAGCAGGAGATGAAGAGGATTCTCGAAGAGATCCAGACAGGACGGTTTGCCAAAGAATGGGTCTTGGAGAATCAAGCCAATCGACCGGTCTACAACGCGCTCCTTGCCAAAGGCGAATCTCACCCCATTGAAGCCGTCGGAGCCAAGCTTCGGGGGATGATGCCCTGGCTGAAGAAGGATCAGCTCGTCGATAAAACTAAGAACTAG
- the ilvN gene encoding acetolactate synthase small subunit: MEHIISVTVENKFGVLSRVAGLFSGRGFNIESLSVAPTLDPSMSQMTIVTSGDERIIEQIVKQLNKLIDVIKVVDLNETEFVSRETAIIKVHTKDADRAEALRIVDIFRANVVDSTPSTYTIEVSGDPKKIEAIINLLQPLGIKELVRTGRVAVAREPVRSVAVQAKKVARE, translated from the coding sequence ATGGAACACATCATCTCAGTGACTGTGGAGAATAAGTTCGGGGTGCTGTCACGGGTCGCCGGCTTATTCAGCGGCCGTGGATTCAATATCGAGAGTCTGTCGGTCGCTCCGACGCTTGATCCATCCATGTCTCAGATGACGATTGTGACATCGGGTGATGAGCGGATCATCGAGCAGATCGTGAAGCAGCTGAATAAACTCATCGATGTCATCAAGGTCGTGGACTTGAACGAAACGGAGTTTGTTTCACGAGAGACGGCGATCATCAAGGTGCATACGAAGGATGCGGATCGAGCCGAGGCGCTCAGAATCGTGGATATCTTTCGGGCGAACGTCGTCGATTCGACGCCGAGCACCTACACCATCGAAGTCTCGGGAGATCCCAAGAAGATTGAAGCGATCATCAACTTGCTTCAGCCGCTTGGGATCAAAGAGTTGGTCCGCACCGGTCGGGTTGCCGTCGCGCGCGAACCGGTCCGTTCCGTTGCCGTCCAAGCGAAGAAAGTGGCGCGCGAGTAG
- the ilvB gene encoding biosynthetic-type acetolactate synthase large subunit: MKLTGAEIFIECLKREGVKTVFALPGGVVLKIFDTLHQQKDIEVILTRHEQGAGHMAEGYAKATGKAGVCLVTSGPGMTNVITALADAYMDSVPVVCFSGQVPTSLIGNDAFQEADNVGLSRPCTKYNFLVKDVNDLAATIKEAFYIATTGRPGPVLVDIPKDVSMAKAEFIYPNSVSIRGYNPTYEGNKWQIKQAAEAIMKAKKPILYVGGGVIFSGASQELLELAETTQIPVDMTLMGLGAFPGEHSLSLGMLGMHGTYQANMAMHYSDLVIAIGARFDDRVTGKVSEFCPYAKVIHVDIDPTSIRKNIHVDIPIVGDCRAVLRELNQILRATVNGEQKDLRKPWWDQIREWQQAHPLTFHQEKDGPIKPQQVVKRLYELTKDRDPIVSTDVGQHQMWAAQYFKLTKPNRWLTSGGLGTMGFGFPAAMGAQAAFRDRLVLCIAGDGSVQMNMQEMATAVVNKLPVKIVILNNGFHGMVRQWQDLFYEGRYASSYLDTTPDFVKLADAYGAVGLRVKKVGDLDAVLKEALATDKPVIVDVPTYPYENCYPMIPAGGCNHEMLLEDPPELKQKQSGTAKVTPEDKDTVLTA; this comes from the coding sequence ATGAAACTCACCGGTGCTGAAATCTTCATTGAATGCCTGAAGCGGGAAGGAGTGAAGACCGTCTTCGCGCTTCCTGGCGGAGTTGTGTTGAAGATTTTCGATACGCTTCACCAGCAGAAAGATATTGAAGTGATCTTGACGCGCCATGAACAGGGCGCGGGTCATATGGCGGAAGGATATGCGAAGGCGACCGGGAAGGCCGGTGTGTGTCTGGTCACCTCCGGTCCCGGCATGACCAACGTCATTACGGCATTGGCCGATGCTTATATGGATTCTGTCCCGGTGGTCTGCTTCAGCGGCCAAGTCCCGACCAGTTTGATCGGGAACGATGCCTTTCAGGAAGCCGACAACGTGGGGTTGAGCCGACCCTGCACGAAGTACAATTTTCTCGTCAAAGACGTGAACGACTTGGCGGCAACGATCAAAGAGGCGTTTTATATCGCGACGACCGGCCGTCCAGGCCCGGTCTTGGTGGATATCCCGAAAGACGTATCGATGGCCAAAGCCGAGTTTATCTATCCGAATTCCGTCTCGATTCGCGGGTACAATCCGACCTACGAGGGGAATAAATGGCAGATCAAACAGGCAGCCGAAGCGATCATGAAGGCCAAGAAGCCGATTCTCTATGTCGGTGGTGGGGTGATCTTCTCCGGAGCTTCACAGGAACTGCTTGAGCTGGCTGAGACGACACAGATTCCGGTGGACATGACGCTGATGGGCCTTGGCGCGTTTCCGGGAGAGCATTCTCTGTCCCTGGGGATGCTCGGGATGCACGGGACGTATCAAGCCAACATGGCCATGCATTATTCCGATCTGGTGATCGCCATCGGGGCACGGTTTGACGACCGGGTAACGGGAAAGGTGTCGGAGTTCTGTCCCTATGCGAAAGTGATCCATGTCGATATTGATCCGACCTCCATTCGGAAAAACATCCACGTCGATATTCCAATCGTCGGCGATTGCAGGGCGGTGCTCCGTGAGTTGAATCAGATCTTGCGCGCGACGGTCAATGGCGAGCAGAAAGACCTCCGGAAGCCCTGGTGGGATCAGATCCGAGAATGGCAACAGGCCCACCCCCTGACGTTTCACCAAGAGAAAGACGGGCCGATCAAGCCGCAACAGGTGGTCAAGCGACTGTATGAATTGACCAAGGATCGGGATCCGATCGTCTCGACGGATGTCGGACAACACCAAATGTGGGCCGCACAGTATTTCAAGTTGACGAAACCGAATCGATGGTTGACATCAGGCGGACTTGGCACCATGGGGTTTGGATTTCCCGCAGCGATGGGCGCGCAGGCTGCCTTTCGTGACCGACTGGTCCTGTGTATCGCGGGAGACGGCAGCGTCCAGATGAACATGCAAGAAATGGCCACGGCGGTGGTGAACAAGCTGCCGGTAAAGATCGTCATCTTGAACAACGGATTTCACGGCATGGTGCGACAATGGCAGGACCTGTTCTACGAAGGCCGCTACGCGTCGAGCTATCTGGATACCACGCCGGATTTTGTCAAATTGGCGGATGCGTATGGAGCGGTCGGCTTGCGAGTCAAGAAGGTCGGCGACCTGGATGCCGTCTTGAAAGAAGCCTTGGCGACGGATAAACCCGTCATAGTGGATGTGCCGACATATCCCTATGAGAATTGCTATCCGATGATCCCGGCCGGTGGCTGTAACCATGAGATGCTCCTTGAGGATCCGCCTGAGTTGAAGCAGAAACAATCCGGTACGGCGAAGGTGACGCCGGAAGATAAAGATACGGTGTTAACGGCATAA
- a CDS encoding M48 family metallopeptidase, producing MMRAQKLICTTILICLLMWGISLAGCETNPYTGRSQLLMTSVSQEMQMGAQAYNQVKSDPKMRPSQDPREVEPVKRVAARIVEAAKRSKYAEMAQQFQWEVTVIKDDKTANAFALPGGKMAVYTGIFPMAKTEAGLAAVMGHEVVHALARHGAERMSQGQVAKIGLQVVGAAVGMSSKNPALSQATMAALGAGTQVGLLLPFSRKHESEADYVGILLAADAGYDPRESVALWERMAEVSGGEGPAEFLSTHPSHDTRIDQLKEWMPEAMAIYQKRTPMPAAPLPEVGGR from the coding sequence ATGATGCGTGCACAGAAGCTCATATGCACAACGATACTCATCTGTCTCCTGATGTGGGGAATCAGCCTCGCAGGATGCGAAACCAACCCCTATACAGGCCGGTCACAACTACTGATGACGTCGGTCAGCCAGGAAATGCAAATGGGGGCTCAGGCGTACAATCAGGTCAAAAGCGATCCAAAAATGAGACCTTCCCAAGATCCGCGAGAGGTTGAACCGGTGAAACGGGTGGCGGCTCGGATCGTGGAGGCCGCGAAACGGTCGAAATACGCAGAGATGGCGCAACAGTTTCAGTGGGAAGTCACGGTCATCAAAGATGACAAAACGGCGAACGCCTTTGCGCTGCCTGGTGGAAAAATGGCGGTCTACACGGGTATTTTCCCCATGGCCAAAACGGAAGCCGGCTTGGCGGCGGTGATGGGGCATGAAGTGGTGCATGCCTTGGCTCGCCATGGCGCGGAGCGCATGAGTCAAGGGCAAGTCGCGAAGATCGGGCTTCAAGTCGTCGGTGCGGCAGTCGGGATGAGTAGTAAGAATCCTGCACTTAGTCAGGCGACGATGGCGGCGCTCGGTGCAGGAACGCAGGTCGGCCTGCTGCTTCCTTTTAGCCGAAAACATGAGTCGGAAGCAGATTACGTGGGAATTCTTTTAGCCGCGGATGCCGGGTATGATCCACGTGAATCGGTTGCACTCTGGGAACGGATGGCGGAGGTATCGGGCGGTGAAGGTCCGGCAGAATTCTTGTCGACCCATCCGAGCCACGACACCAGAATTGACCAATTGAAAGAGTGGATGCCTGAGGCCATGGCCATCTATCAGAAAAGGACCCCCATGCCGGCGGCCCCTCTACCAGAAGTCGGGGGCAGGTAA